One part of the Streptomyces lydicus genome encodes these proteins:
- a CDS encoding GntR family transcriptional regulator yields the protein MGPKTTKAYEVIRARIASGEYAPGAKIPSERKLEEDEELGIRRTALRQVLVRLVSEGALEVYGRSSYRVPGAVSVKTPEGLEPWRIHGKRDLYDNRWVNLQVWDVEPPGVERFEHHVVKLHHVAVTAVLDDRDRVLMMWRYRFVPQQWGWSSRVASWTKGRTRADTALREVVEETGWRPKSVEHIVTYQPMVGMVDSPHEIFVGHGAEQLVRHRPRRGRPHRVGTAVRHPRLMARGSYGSGTLVGLLHILASRGKPGLQSRAK from the coding sequence ATGGGACCGAAGACGACGAAGGCTTACGAGGTGATCCGCGCTCGGATCGCGTCTGGCGAGTACGCCCCCGGCGCAAAGATCCCCTCAGAACGGAAGCTCGAAGAAGACGAAGAGCTGGGCATCCGCCGTACCGCACTTCGGCAAGTACTGGTCCGACTCGTGTCCGAAGGTGCCCTGGAGGTCTACGGTCGGAGTTCGTACCGGGTACCCGGCGCCGTGAGCGTCAAGACGCCCGAAGGGCTGGAGCCGTGGCGCATCCACGGCAAGCGGGACCTCTACGACAATCGATGGGTCAATCTCCAGGTCTGGGACGTGGAACCGCCCGGTGTAGAGCGCTTCGAGCATCACGTGGTGAAGCTCCACCACGTCGCCGTTACTGCGGTTCTGGACGACCGGGACCGCGTACTCATGATGTGGCGCTACCGCTTCGTCCCGCAGCAGTGGGGGTGGAGCTCCCGGGTGGCATCGTGGACGAAGGGGAGGACCCGGGCGGACACCGCGCTGCGGGAAGTCGTGGAAGAGACCGGCTGGCGACCGAAGTCTGTTGAGCACATCGTCACGTACCAGCCCATGGTCGGGATGGTTGACTCACCCCACGAGATCTTCGTTGGACACGGAGCGGAGCAATTAGTTCGCCACAGACCTCGAAGAGGCCGGCCACATCGAGTGGGTACCGCTGTCCGACATCCCAGGCTCATGGCGCGGGGTAGCTATGGGTCCGGCACTCTCGTCGGCCTGCTGCACATCCTCGCAAGCCGTGGCAAGCCGGGGTTACAGTCGCGCGCTAAGTAG
- a CDS encoding glycosyltransferase family 2 protein, producing the protein MPIFSVITPVYAGGDAYLPETYESVASQRLPAGWSLQWVVQEDGKTGKPLDQLPDLPWISKGAGRTGGAARARTLALHRAAGLLTRALDADDLFADEYTVSRDIEALAANPDLAWTVAPCLDLYPDGRLVPGPYDPEPGRLPPHFLAEGLRRGALPVMGTTATIYTDLIALHGGWPAIPAFEDVGPLLAAEAVSQGWMQEKPGEIYRKHPDQSTEDPEYDDAEEQATRVAIVLDRSDALRDLGWTWRPGKPATV; encoded by the coding sequence ATGCCGATCTTCTCTGTCATCACCCCGGTGTATGCCGGGGGCGATGCCTACCTACCCGAGACCTACGAGTCTGTAGCTTCCCAGCGGCTCCCGGCGGGCTGGTCTCTGCAGTGGGTGGTGCAGGAGGACGGAAAGACCGGTAAGCCACTCGACCAGCTGCCGGATCTTCCGTGGATCTCGAAGGGTGCCGGCCGTACGGGGGGAGCTGCACGCGCGCGCACGCTTGCCCTGCACCGCGCCGCGGGCCTGCTCACCCGGGCACTCGACGCCGACGACCTGTTCGCCGACGAATACACGGTCAGCCGCGACATCGAGGCTCTGGCCGCCAATCCTGACCTCGCGTGGACCGTAGCGCCTTGCCTCGACCTCTACCCGGACGGCCGGCTCGTCCCCGGCCCGTACGACCCCGAACCCGGCCGTCTGCCGCCCCACTTCCTGGCCGAGGGGCTGCGCCGTGGCGCCCTTCCGGTGATGGGCACCACGGCGACGATCTACACAGACCTCATCGCGCTCCACGGCGGCTGGCCGGCCATCCCCGCTTTCGAGGACGTAGGCCCCTTGCTGGCGGCCGAGGCCGTCTCCCAGGGCTGGATGCAGGAGAAGCCTGGCGAGATCTATCGGAAGCATCCTGACCAGTCGACCGAGGACCCTGAGTACGACGACGCAGAAGAGCAGGCCACGCGCGTCGCGATAGTCCTGGATCGCTCCGACGCGCTCCGCGACCTCGGTTGGACGTGGCGCCCCGGGAAACCCGCCACTGTCTAG
- a CDS encoding aromatic ring-hydroxylating oxygenase subunit alpha yields the protein MAEPLPARGKTIPDRSARDRYPAHEEEPGAVADLRRTGINPNFWYPVAVSGSVRRNKTFAAAFAGERIVLYRGESGAVYALEDRCAHRQVPLSMGVVEGDTLRCCYHAWAYRGNGRISQIPYLPKGVDRPPRGVRAYPVREAYGLVFVFPGDREKAATARLPELPEFDSARHRTMTFSRTVRCHYSFMHENLLDMNHQFLHRGILGRIQPKLLGYESGPQSVEARYLFTQAGGKKDRGAGLLAAEGIGGGKSADVITIRTEYPYQTLHLVPEKAERPAFSLWAAYVPEDAEQRTNHAYGLLMIEKPPIPGALHLAWPFIRRFTERVFAQDRMAVEAEQRAWDEQGEDRNREVFPLILDVRDVLRSNGVPIDPESALCGAAALCGTAPRTGATSDDEPNQSAGRDEPPSA from the coding sequence ATGGCCGAGCCACTGCCCGCACGAGGTAAGACAATTCCGGACCGGTCGGCAAGAGACCGCTACCCGGCGCATGAGGAGGAACCCGGAGCCGTGGCCGACCTCAGGCGCACCGGGATCAATCCGAATTTCTGGTATCCGGTCGCGGTGTCCGGGAGCGTGCGGAGGAACAAGACGTTCGCTGCCGCGTTCGCGGGTGAGCGGATCGTGTTGTATCGCGGTGAGAGCGGTGCGGTCTACGCGCTGGAGGACCGGTGTGCCCACCGACAGGTGCCGCTGAGCATGGGGGTCGTGGAAGGCGACACGCTCCGCTGCTGCTATCACGCCTGGGCCTACCGAGGAAACGGCCGCATCTCCCAGATCCCGTATCTGCCCAAGGGGGTCGACCGGCCGCCGCGCGGGGTGCGCGCCTACCCGGTCCGCGAGGCGTACGGCCTCGTTTTCGTCTTCCCGGGTGACCGGGAGAAGGCGGCTACGGCGCGCCTGCCCGAGTTGCCGGAGTTCGATTCGGCCAGGCACCGGACGATGACTTTTTCGCGCACCGTCCGCTGTCACTACTCGTTCATGCACGAGAATTTGCTCGACATGAATCACCAGTTCCTGCACCGCGGCATCCTCGGCAGGATCCAGCCCAAGCTCCTCGGGTACGAATCCGGTCCGCAATCCGTGGAGGCCCGGTATTTGTTCACCCAGGCCGGCGGGAAGAAGGACCGCGGCGCCGGTCTGCTCGCCGCCGAGGGGATCGGCGGCGGTAAATCGGCCGACGTCATCACGATCCGCACCGAATACCCCTATCAGACCCTCCACCTGGTCCCCGAGAAAGCCGAACGCCCGGCCTTCTCGCTCTGGGCGGCCTACGTACCGGAGGACGCCGAGCAGCGCACCAATCACGCCTACGGCCTGCTGATGATTGAGAAGCCGCCGATCCCGGGGGCGCTTCATCTCGCCTGGCCGTTCATCCGGCGCTTCACCGAGCGGGTGTTCGCCCAGGACCGGATGGCGGTCGAGGCCGAGCAGCGTGCCTGGGACGAGCAGGGCGAGGACCGGAACCGTGAGGTCTTCCCGCTGATCCTCGATGTCCGCGACGTGTTGCGCTCCAACGGCGTTCCCATCGACCCGGAGTCCGCCCTGTGCGGTGCCGCAGCGCTCTGCGGCACCGCACCGCGGACCGGTGCGACCTCAGACGACGAGCCGAACCAGTCGGCCGGCCGGGACGAACCACCGTCCGCCTAG
- a CDS encoding bifunctional DNA primase/polymerase, whose product MTQPVLIRRDRLGEYLRTALSLAARGIPPLPLRAGKVPFGNCRACKGNACGGRPNMKNAGPCLCASVCHAWAAATTDPCVLTSPAWASAWREAAAVAYHPGGAGLTVVDLDDAAAIAWARETLPATRTVPTTRGEHWIYQGTMRSVNDVRDGVDLKSLMSYARWLGPGTGTMTDLPDAVRALAVKKPSAVRPAQPGVTVPALAGGGQCRHRTPAYLERGIAMAEQRITEARSAVHTTVYRTFLAVLSAHGPCGCLTETHIARLFAAAQVKGESPRHCTDAWTNARTALGM is encoded by the coding sequence ATGACGCAACCTGTCCTTATCCGGCGAGACCGCCTCGGTGAGTATCTGCGGACGGCCCTCTCCCTGGCCGCCCGCGGCATCCCGCCCCTGCCCCTGCGGGCGGGGAAGGTCCCGTTCGGCAACTGCCGCGCATGCAAGGGGAACGCCTGCGGCGGCCGGCCGAACATGAAGAACGCCGGCCCCTGCTTGTGCGCCAGCGTCTGCCACGCCTGGGCCGCAGCCACCACCGACCCCTGCGTCCTTACCTCGCCAGCATGGGCATCCGCGTGGCGTGAGGCGGCAGCCGTCGCCTACCACCCCGGTGGAGCGGGGCTGACGGTGGTCGACCTGGACGACGCGGCAGCCATCGCATGGGCCCGTGAGACCCTCCCCGCCACCCGCACGGTACCGACGACCCGGGGCGAGCACTGGATCTACCAGGGCACCATGCGCTCGGTGAACGACGTCCGTGACGGCGTCGACCTCAAGTCGCTCATGTCCTACGCAAGGTGGCTCGGCCCCGGAACCGGCACCATGACCGATCTGCCCGACGCCGTGCGCGCGCTGGCCGTGAAGAAGCCCTCCGCGGTCCGGCCTGCACAGCCTGGCGTCACTGTGCCCGCGCTCGCCGGAGGCGGGCAGTGCCGTCATCGCACGCCCGCCTACCTGGAGCGTGGCATTGCCATGGCAGAGCAGCGCATCACCGAGGCCCGGAGTGCGGTTCACACGACGGTCTACCGGACGTTCCTCGCCGTGCTGTCCGCCCATGGCCCGTGCGGCTGCCTCACCGAGACGCACATCGCGCGGCTGTTCGCCGCCGCGCAGGTCAAGGGCGAATCCCCCCGGCACTGCACCGACGCGTGGACCAACGCCCGCACCGCACTGGGGATGTAG